In Picosynechococcus sp. PCC 7002, the following are encoded in one genomic region:
- a CDS encoding peptide ABC transporter substrate-binding protein, translated as MPIAKRFLTRTCAAAACLFLVGCGTANNITPPNPSEPTLLRLLYWQGPTILNPHLSTGFKDWEASRITLEPLATFDPDSELVPVLVAEIPSLENGGLSADGRSVTWKLKPDLRWSDGEPFTAADVVFTYEFITNPAAGATNAGVFQGVETVEAIDETTVKVTFKDVTPAWFGVFVGAEGMILPRHKFVDYQGEQARTAPANLLPVGTGPYRVVEFKPGDVVVYEKNPHYREVEQLGFERLELKGGGDATAAARAVLQTGEADFAYNLQVETKVLTELSAGGQGQVLANFGSLSERLVLNFTDPNQETPSGERSSLAFLHPFLTDRRVREAIATAIDRETIAQELYGVTGKPTSNFVVNPPEFVSPNTSYSFNPEQAKALLDQAGWVDTNGDGTRDQDGVEMRLLFQTSVNPLRQKTQAIIKQNLAEIGMAVELKSIDASIYFSGDPANVDTTERFTADLQMFTTGNTNPDPLPYFKRYTCAEIPTQANNWTGDNYARYCNPDYDELWAATTQALDPEERQASLIRLNDLLIQEVAVIPLIHRAETAGIGDRLTGVSLTPWDMNTWNIAAWRKEA; from the coding sequence ATGCCCATCGCTAAACGTTTTTTGACCCGTACCTGTGCTGCTGCCGCCTGTCTCTTCCTTGTGGGTTGTGGTACCGCCAATAACATTACGCCCCCAAATCCCAGCGAACCGACGTTGCTCCGACTGCTGTACTGGCAAGGGCCAACCATTTTAAATCCCCATCTTTCTACGGGTTTTAAGGACTGGGAAGCCAGCCGAATTACCCTCGAACCCCTGGCAACGTTTGATCCCGATAGCGAGTTGGTGCCTGTGTTAGTCGCAGAAATTCCCAGCCTCGAAAATGGGGGGCTCAGTGCCGATGGACGCTCCGTAACTTGGAAACTCAAACCAGATTTGCGTTGGTCTGATGGGGAGCCGTTCACGGCGGCGGATGTGGTTTTTACCTATGAATTCATTACAAACCCGGCGGCGGGGGCGACCAATGCGGGGGTTTTTCAGGGGGTGGAAACCGTAGAAGCCATCGACGAAACAACGGTGAAGGTCACTTTTAAGGATGTGACCCCTGCCTGGTTTGGGGTTTTTGTCGGGGCCGAGGGGATGATTTTACCCCGTCACAAATTTGTCGATTACCAAGGAGAACAGGCCAGAACTGCGCCAGCCAATCTGTTACCAGTGGGCACAGGGCCATACCGGGTGGTGGAATTTAAGCCGGGGGATGTGGTGGTTTACGAAAAGAACCCCCATTACCGAGAGGTCGAGCAGTTAGGTTTTGAGCGACTAGAGCTAAAAGGGGGTGGGGATGCCACCGCAGCGGCGCGGGCTGTCCTCCAAACAGGGGAGGCAGATTTTGCCTACAATCTCCAGGTGGAAACCAAGGTTTTGACGGAACTGAGTGCAGGGGGACAGGGTCAAGTTTTAGCAAACTTTGGGTCTTTGAGTGAACGGCTAGTCCTCAACTTCACTGACCCCAACCAAGAAACCCCCAGTGGTGAACGGTCGAGTTTGGCTTTTCTCCATCCTTTCTTGACGGATCGGCGCGTGCGGGAGGCGATCGCCACGGCCATTGATCGCGAGACCATTGCCCAGGAACTGTATGGTGTTACGGGCAAACCCACCAGTAATTTTGTGGTAAATCCCCCTGAGTTCGTCTCCCCCAATACCAGCTATAGCTTCAACCCAGAACAGGCCAAGGCCCTCCTCGACCAAGCAGGCTGGGTCGATACTAACGGCGATGGAACCCGTGATCAAGACGGCGTGGAGATGCGGTTGCTGTTCCAGACCTCCGTGAATCCACTCCGCCAGAAAACCCAAGCGATTATTAAGCAAAATTTGGCCGAAATTGGGATGGCCGTTGAACTAAAAAGCATTGACGCCAGCATTTACTTTTCCGGCGATCCGGCCAATGTGGACACCACAGAACGCTTTACGGCAGATTTGCAGATGTTTACGACGGGTAATACCAATCCTGATCCCCTGCCCTATTTCAAACGTTATACCTGCGCTGAAATTCCGACCCAGGCGAACAACTGGACGGGGGATAACTATGCCCGTTATTGCAACCCCGATTATGACGAACTCTGGGCCGCAACCACCCAAGCCCTCGATCCAGAAGAGCGGCAAGCCTCTTTAATTCGCCTCAATGATTTGCTGATTCAAGAGGTTGCGGTCATTCCCCTAATTCACCGGGCAGAAACCGCCGGGATTGGCGATCGCCTTACGGGAGTTAGCCTCACGCCCTGGGATATGAATACTTGGAATATTGCCGCCTGGCGCAAGGAAGCCTAG
- a CDS encoding serine/threonine-protein kinase, translating to MSYCINPKCSNPKNPLKARVCGTCGSSLILRQRYKPLKSLGHGGFGATFLAVDLNLPGKPSCVIKQLRLASNVPHLFQMARELFEREAETLGRIGNHPQVPRLLDYFEDDNHFYLVQEYVKGNNLQQEVKKNGPFSEAGARQFLSEVLPVIQYIHSQQVIHRDIKPANLIRRDQDKKLVLIDFGAVKNQINAEAIASTSEQTALTSFAVGTPGYAPPEQMAMRPVYASDIYAVGITCLYLLTGKPPKDLDYDSKTGELLWESHVNISNSLASVLHKMLESSVKHRYQSAQDVLDALEMEPYMESLAQGMADLSGAESFTGTTGGQVSPTASSDDDGELTGGPSTLANSQLAMAIRARRDRQKKPYGAPSQTDTYHPSASAQRINRLTAGRNKPRSTMGKTMRVEPNKANRTNPMETKLTAQDMLSAYGQGRRNFAQLQLLGLSLPRMNLSGCIFHQSQMIQANFQGANLSRADFGKANLHQANLRDANLEQAYLSYTNLSQADLRGANLKQAYLNYALLDGANLCGANLRNAKITDQQLKTAKTNWATIMPNGRRGLF from the coding sequence ATGAGCTACTGTATCAATCCCAAATGTTCCAACCCCAAAAATCCCCTCAAGGCGCGAGTCTGCGGAACCTGTGGCAGTAGCCTAATCCTGCGCCAACGCTATAAACCCCTCAAAAGCTTAGGCCATGGTGGTTTTGGCGCCACCTTCCTCGCGGTAGATTTGAACCTCCCTGGCAAACCATCCTGTGTGATCAAGCAACTGCGTCTTGCGAGCAACGTGCCTCACCTGTTCCAGATGGCCCGCGAACTGTTTGAACGGGAGGCCGAGACCCTCGGTCGCATCGGCAATCATCCCCAGGTGCCCCGCCTCCTGGATTACTTTGAAGACGACAATCATTTTTACCTCGTCCAGGAATATGTCAAAGGCAATAATCTGCAGCAGGAAGTGAAAAAAAATGGGCCATTTAGTGAAGCCGGCGCGCGGCAATTTCTCAGTGAAGTTTTACCTGTCATCCAATATATTCATTCCCAACAGGTGATCCACCGGGATATCAAGCCCGCAAACCTGATTCGCCGCGACCAAGACAAGAAGTTAGTTTTGATCGATTTTGGCGCGGTAAAAAATCAAATTAACGCCGAGGCGATCGCCTCGACATCAGAACAAACAGCCCTCACCTCCTTCGCCGTTGGCACCCCAGGCTATGCCCCCCCAGAGCAAATGGCCATGCGTCCCGTCTATGCCAGTGACATCTATGCGGTGGGGATCACCTGTCTTTATTTGCTCACCGGGAAACCCCCCAAGGACCTCGACTACGACTCCAAAACGGGAGAACTGCTGTGGGAGTCCCACGTCAATATCAGCAACAGCCTCGCGAGTGTCCTCCACAAAATGCTGGAGAGTTCAGTCAAGCACCGCTATCAATCCGCCCAGGATGTGCTTGATGCCCTCGAAATGGAACCCTATATGGAAAGCCTGGCCCAGGGCATGGCAGATTTGAGTGGCGCAGAATCCTTTACGGGAACCACTGGGGGCCAAGTTTCTCCCACCGCCTCAAGCGATGACGATGGGGAACTGACGGGCGGCCCTTCCACCCTGGCTAATTCTCAGTTAGCGATGGCCATCCGAGCAAGACGCGATCGCCAAAAGAAACCCTATGGTGCCCCTTCCCAGACAGATACCTATCACCCCTCTGCCTCTGCCCAGCGCATTAATCGATTGACCGCAGGACGCAACAAACCCCGTTCTACCATGGGCAAAACCATGCGGGTCGAGCCGAACAAAGCTAATCGGACGAATCCGATGGAGACTAAGTTGACCGCCCAGGATATGTTGAGTGCCTATGGCCAAGGTCGCCGAAACTTTGCTCAACTACAACTGTTAGGTCTCAGCCTGCCGCGCATGAATTTATCGGGGTGTATTTTCCACCAATCCCAAATGATTCAAGCCAATTTCCAGGGGGCAAATCTCAGTCGCGCTGATTTTGGCAAAGCTAACTTACACCAAGCGAATCTCCGGGACGCAAATCTAGAACAGGCTTACCTGAGCTATACCAACCTCAGCCAAGCCGATCTGCGGGGCGCTAACCTAAAACAAGCCTATTTAAACTACGCTCTGCTGGACGGGGCAAATCTCTGTGGCGCGAATTTGCGCAACGCCAAAATCACAGACCAGCAACTCAAAACTGCTAAAACGAACTGGGCCACTATCATGCCGAATGGTCGGCGGGGTCTATTTTAG
- the pheT gene encoding phenylalanine--tRNA ligase subunit beta, whose product MRISLNWLKEFVEITLSPEELAKTLTIAGFEVEEIEDRRRLANGVVVGKVVSREPHPDADKLSVCQVDIGADELSTIVCGAKNVRADIFVPVATLGTYLPTIDLKLKPTKLRGVKSSGMICSLSELGLEKDSEGIHIFEQPDLKPGMDVRPLLGLDDVVLDLTATANRADALSMVGVAREVAALTGVDVKLPEIPAMDTAPETLTITVADPVACPAYLGTVIEGVTTAPSPDWLKFRLQAAGTRPINNVVDITNYVLLEWGQPLHAFDRERLAQVAGSETVALGVRFAKAGEMLTTLDGQERKLAEKNLVITANDVPVALAGVMGGESTEVHNGTQNIVLEAALFEPVTIRRSSRAVGLWSESSTRYERGVNQVELDRAAQRAIALLQELTGGTVVQRGLTDTRPDPNARPKIPLRLQRLHEVLGHVHKDGKIFDVPLADVERILADLGCTLESTGEGVWEVAVPPYRYRDLEREIDLIEEVARLYGYDNFCDTLPSQSAAGFLSPAEKVNRQLRGSFRAIGLTEVVHYSLVKPELADIKLSNPLFVEYSALRKELLTGLIDAFAYNQSQGNGALNAFELGRVFWLDDNENYAEADYLAGILGGNLNPDGSWAVGGKGQPMSWYEAKGFLDAAFRQLGLEVSYRADTSNEKLHPGRTASLWLQGRQLGIFGQLHPQLRQEKDLIDAVYVFELKLDLLQTVLSRPSQQVPIFKAFSTYPAVTRDLAFFAPLETSVADLEQAMQKTAKKLLAGVELFDEYRGEHAPEGQRSLAFSLQYRAADKTLTDEEIDPVHQKVRDALVKQFAVTLRS is encoded by the coding sequence ATGCGGATTTCCCTGAATTGGTTAAAAGAATTTGTTGAGATCACCCTATCGCCAGAAGAATTAGCCAAAACCCTAACCATTGCTGGGTTTGAAGTAGAAGAAATCGAAGATCGCCGCCGCCTGGCCAATGGTGTCGTTGTTGGTAAAGTTGTAAGCCGCGAACCCCATCCCGACGCCGACAAACTGAGCGTCTGTCAAGTCGATATTGGTGCAGACGAACTTTCAACCATTGTCTGTGGGGCGAAAAATGTCCGGGCCGATATCTTTGTCCCCGTCGCTACCCTAGGCACCTACTTACCCACCATTGACCTCAAACTAAAACCCACCAAACTCCGGGGTGTAAAATCCTCCGGGATGATTTGCTCCCTCTCCGAATTGGGCTTAGAAAAAGACTCCGAAGGCATTCACATTTTTGAACAACCAGACCTAAAGCCGGGGATGGACGTGCGCCCCCTCCTCGGCTTAGATGATGTGGTATTGGATTTAACCGCCACCGCTAACCGAGCCGATGCCCTCAGTATGGTTGGCGTCGCGCGGGAAGTGGCAGCTCTCACTGGCGTAGATGTCAAACTCCCAGAAATTCCGGCCATGGATACCGCCCCGGAAACGTTGACCATCACCGTGGCCGATCCTGTCGCCTGTCCCGCCTATCTCGGTACGGTGATCGAAGGTGTGACGACAGCGCCTTCTCCTGATTGGTTAAAATTCCGGCTCCAAGCGGCTGGCACCCGCCCGATTAATAATGTTGTTGATATCACCAACTATGTGCTCCTCGAATGGGGACAGCCCCTCCATGCCTTTGACCGGGAGCGTCTTGCCCAGGTGGCAGGATCTGAAACCGTTGCCCTTGGGGTGCGGTTTGCCAAAGCCGGGGAAATGTTAACGACCCTCGATGGTCAAGAGCGCAAGCTAGCTGAGAAAAATTTGGTAATTACCGCCAATGATGTCCCTGTTGCTTTGGCGGGGGTAATGGGTGGTGAAAGTACGGAAGTTCACAATGGCACCCAGAATATTGTTTTAGAAGCAGCCCTATTTGAACCCGTCACCATCCGACGGTCTTCCCGTGCCGTTGGTTTGTGGAGTGAATCTTCGACTCGCTATGAACGGGGTGTCAACCAAGTGGAATTAGACCGGGCGGCCCAACGGGCGATCGCCCTCCTCCAAGAACTCACCGGGGGAACTGTGGTTCAGCGTGGTCTCACGGATACCCGACCCGATCCCAATGCCCGACCTAAAATTCCTCTGCGTTTACAACGGCTCCACGAAGTCCTCGGCCATGTCCATAAGGACGGCAAAATTTTTGACGTGCCCCTCGCCGATGTGGAACGCATTTTGGCGGATCTCGGCTGTACCCTCGAATCCACAGGAGAAGGGGTCTGGGAAGTGGCTGTGCCCCCCTACCGTTATCGCGATTTAGAACGCGAAATTGACCTTATCGAAGAAGTGGCCCGTCTCTATGGCTATGACAATTTCTGCGATACTTTACCGAGTCAATCCGCCGCTGGTTTTTTGTCTCCAGCCGAAAAAGTAAATCGTCAATTGCGGGGCAGCTTCCGGGCGATTGGCCTGACCGAAGTGGTGCATTACTCCTTGGTTAAGCCAGAACTTGCTGACATCAAACTCAGTAACCCCCTGTTTGTGGAATATTCTGCCTTACGAAAGGAGTTGCTCACAGGGTTAATTGATGCCTTTGCCTACAACCAATCCCAAGGCAATGGTGCCCTCAATGCCTTTGAACTGGGTCGCGTTTTTTGGCTAGACGACAACGAAAACTATGCCGAAGCTGATTATCTGGCTGGAATTTTAGGGGGCAATCTCAATCCCGATGGCAGTTGGGCTGTTGGTGGCAAAGGTCAACCAATGTCTTGGTATGAAGCGAAGGGATTCCTTGATGCCGCCTTCCGGCAACTGGGCTTGGAGGTGAGCTATCGGGCAGATACCAGCAACGAAAAATTGCATCCCGGTCGGACAGCGTCTCTCTGGCTTCAGGGTCGTCAACTGGGGATTTTTGGACAACTCCACCCCCAACTACGTCAGGAAAAAGATTTGATCGATGCGGTGTATGTTTTTGAGCTGAAACTTGATCTGCTGCAAACGGTGTTGAGTCGTCCATCCCAACAGGTACCCATTTTTAAGGCCTTTTCTACTTACCCCGCAGTCACCCGCGATTTGGCGTTCTTTGCCCCCCTCGAAACGTCTGTAGCCGACCTGGAGCAGGCCATGCAGAAAACAGCAAAAAAACTGTTGGCTGGGGTGGAGTTATTTGATGAATATCGCGGTGAGCACGCCCCTGAAGGCCAGCGCAGTTTGGCTTTTAGTTTGCAGTATCGAGCTGCGGATAAAACCCTAACGGACGAGGAGATTGATCCAGTCCACCAAAAGGTGCGGGATGCGCTGGTTAAACAGTTTGCCGTGACCCTCAGAAGCTAA
- a CDS encoding NAD-dependent malic enzyme, giving the protein MVALTPNPSYSVTIQLRIPNRAGTLANVTQAIANVGGSLGNIELVERDLKFLIRNITVDASSEKHAGDIVDAVKAVPEIEILKVLDRTFAIHQGGKITVESRIPLTVQSDLAMAYTPGVGRVCQAIAEKPEQVYDLTVKSNMVAIVTDGSAVLGLGNLGPEAAMPVMEGKAMLFKEFAGVNAFPICLATQDVEEIVRTVKYLAPVFGGVNLEDIAAPRCFEIEQRLKAETDIPIFHDDQHGTAIVSLAALFNALKLVKKDLQSVKIVINGAGAAGVAIAKLLRQAGATDIWMCDSKGIISSQRDNLTPEKRAFAVAASGTLAEAMQDADIFLGVSAPGVVTPAMVTSMAKDPIVFAMANPIPEIQPELIMDKVAVVATGRSDYPNQINNVLAFPGVFRGALDCRASSITTNMCLQAAQAIASLVSPAQLDREHIIPSVFDQRVAAAVAAAVGQAARQDGVARR; this is encoded by the coding sequence ATGGTTGCCCTCACCCCAAATCCTAGCTACAGTGTCACGATCCAGCTACGCATTCCCAACCGGGCGGGCACTTTGGCCAATGTGACCCAGGCGATCGCCAACGTGGGAGGCAGCCTCGGCAATATTGAGTTGGTAGAACGGGATCTGAAGTTTTTAATTCGCAATATCACCGTAGATGCATCCAGCGAAAAACACGCTGGGGACATTGTCGATGCTGTCAAAGCGGTGCCAGAGATTGAAATCCTTAAGGTTTTAGACCGGACTTTTGCGATTCACCAGGGGGGGAAAATTACCGTCGAAAGTCGCATTCCCCTAACGGTGCAGTCCGATTTAGCGATGGCCTATACGCCGGGGGTGGGTCGCGTTTGTCAGGCGATCGCCGAGAAACCGGAACAGGTCTATGATTTGACCGTGAAAAGCAATATGGTGGCGATCGTCACCGATGGTAGCGCTGTTTTGGGGTTAGGCAATTTGGGGCCGGAAGCCGCAATGCCTGTGATGGAAGGGAAAGCGATGCTCTTTAAGGAGTTTGCTGGGGTGAATGCATTTCCCATTTGCCTGGCCACCCAGGATGTCGAAGAAATTGTCCGTACCGTGAAATATCTCGCCCCGGTGTTTGGCGGTGTGAATTTAGAAGATATTGCGGCGCCCCGCTGTTTTGAGATTGAACAACGGCTGAAGGCAGAAACCGATATTCCCATCTTCCACGACGATCAGCACGGCACAGCGATTGTTTCCCTTGCCGCCCTATTTAATGCCCTGAAATTAGTCAAAAAAGACCTACAAAGCGTCAAAATCGTGATCAATGGGGCAGGGGCTGCGGGGGTGGCGATCGCCAAATTACTCCGGCAAGCAGGGGCAACGGATATTTGGATGTGTGACTCTAAGGGCATTATTTCCAGCCAGCGGGATAATCTCACCCCCGAAAAGCGAGCCTTTGCCGTGGCCGCCTCTGGTACCCTCGCCGAGGCGATGCAGGATGCAGATATTTTCCTTGGGGTAAGTGCGCCCGGTGTGGTGACCCCCGCAATGGTGACATCCATGGCGAAAGACCCGATCGTCTTTGCAATGGCCAACCCGATCCCCGAAATTCAGCCGGAACTGATCATGGATAAAGTGGCGGTGGTGGCTACCGGGCGCAGCGATTACCCGAACCAAATCAATAATGTCCTCGCGTTTCCTGGGGTATTCCGGGGTGCCCTCGATTGTCGCGCCTCCAGCATTACCACCAATATGTGTCTCCAAGCGGCCCAGGCGATCGCCTCCTTGGTTAGCCCGGCCCAGTTGGATCGAGAGCATATTATTCCCTCGGTTTTCGACCAACGGGTCGCTGCCGCCGTCGCCGCCGCCGTCGGTCAAGCCGCCCGCCAAGATGGTGTTGCTCGCCGCTAA
- a CDS encoding Uma2 family endonuclease, whose product MVALTSDQYLSPEEYLELEKHSDIKHEYMHGEAYAMAGATRAHNTVSLNLAIACRNHLGDSPCRTYMADVKVRLSAGKKFFYPDLVVSCDDDDDLSLSYVTQPKVIVEVLSESTEGFDRGDKFKFYRTIPSLQEYILVSTTQYSVDCFRRSEGKLWILESYQSQDAVLKVQSLELDISLADIYATVTFPETDPNLDADFSE is encoded by the coding sequence ATGGTTGCCCTCACTTCAGATCAGTACCTCAGTCCCGAAGAATATTTAGAGTTAGAGAAACATAGCGACATTAAGCATGAATATATGCATGGAGAAGCTTATGCTATGGCTGGGGCAACCCGCGCCCACAATACCGTGAGCTTAAACTTGGCGATCGCCTGCCGTAACCATTTAGGCGATTCCCCTTGCCGTACCTATATGGCTGATGTGAAAGTGCGTTTATCAGCAGGAAAAAAGTTTTTCTATCCAGATCTGGTTGTCAGTTGTGATGATGACGATGATTTGAGTTTGTCCTATGTGACCCAACCTAAAGTCATTGTTGAAGTATTGTCAGAATCGACAGAAGGTTTTGACCGGGGAGATAAGTTTAAGTTTTACCGCACCATTCCCAGCTTGCAGGAATACATTTTAGTCAGCACCACCCAATATTCCGTGGACTGTTTTCGGCGCAGCGAAGGGAAGCTCTGGATTCTCGAAAGTTACCAGAGCCAAGACGCAGTTCTCAAGGTGCAATCGTTAGAGTTAGATATTTCCTTGGCTGATATCTATGCCACTGTGACCTTTCCTGAAACAGATCCTAATTTAGATGCAGATTTCAGCGAATAA
- the glmM gene encoding phosphoglucosamine mutase, with amino-acid sequence MLASYPPQALRCDLPAGSLFGTDGIRGKAGDLLTAPFALQVGYWAGQVLQETAARRAPVIIGQDSRNSSDMLAMAIAAGLTASGLEVWHVGLCPTPCVSYLARTTDAIGGIMISASHNPPEDNGIKFFSDAGTKLLKDLSAKIEAGLRGDRLENILSQTNNCGSYQHQKELTQQYRNAVFATLPQGLSLDGLKIVLDLAWGASVHLAPELFQALGAEVIALHHQPDGNKINVNCGSTHIDQLQGAVQFHNADLGFAFDGDADRVIAVDNTGRIVDGDYILYLWGKQLQAAGQLPNNLIVGTVMANLGFERAWEKLGGQLHRTAVGDQYVQAAMWQTGAMLGGEQSGHILCHHHSVSGDGIQTALHLAALVREAGVPLNELIDQSFQTYPQFLKNVRVEDRDRRLNWQNCDVLQTEIAKAEAAMGDKGRVLVRASGTEPVIRVMVEAEEQYLAEYWTQHLVNVVQSHLG; translated from the coding sequence ATGTTGGCGAGCTATCCGCCCCAAGCCCTACGGTGTGATTTACCCGCAGGTTCATTATTTGGGACTGACGGGATTCGGGGTAAAGCAGGTGATCTACTCACGGCTCCCTTTGCGCTCCAAGTTGGCTACTGGGCTGGACAAGTGCTCCAGGAAACAGCGGCACGACGCGCCCCCGTGATCATTGGGCAAGATTCTCGCAACTCCAGTGATATGTTAGCGATGGCGATCGCCGCTGGTTTGACCGCCTCTGGATTAGAAGTGTGGCATGTGGGCCTTTGTCCAACGCCCTGTGTTTCCTATCTGGCCCGCACCACGGACGCCATCGGCGGCATCATGATTTCCGCCAGCCACAACCCCCCCGAAGATAATGGCATTAAGTTTTTTAGTGACGCTGGGACGAAACTCCTCAAGGATCTCAGTGCCAAGATTGAAGCGGGTCTGCGCGGCGATCGCCTAGAAAATATTCTGTCGCAAACCAATAACTGTGGTTCCTACCAACACCAAAAGGAACTGACCCAGCAATACCGGAATGCAGTTTTTGCGACACTTCCCCAAGGTTTATCCCTCGACGGCCTCAAAATTGTGCTCGATTTGGCCTGGGGCGCTTCTGTGCATTTGGCTCCCGAACTTTTCCAAGCCCTCGGTGCAGAAGTGATTGCCCTGCACCACCAACCAGACGGCAACAAAATTAACGTCAACTGCGGCTCTACCCACATCGACCAACTCCAAGGGGCGGTGCAGTTCCACAACGCGGATCTCGGCTTTGCCTTTGATGGGGACGCCGACCGGGTGATTGCTGTGGATAACACAGGCCGGATCGTTGATGGGGATTACATCCTCTACCTTTGGGGGAAACAACTCCAGGCAGCGGGCCAACTGCCGAACAATTTAATTGTCGGTACCGTAATGGCAAATCTGGGCTTTGAGCGGGCCTGGGAAAAACTGGGAGGACAACTTCATCGGACTGCCGTTGGCGATCAGTATGTCCAAGCGGCCATGTGGCAGACGGGGGCGATGCTCGGTGGCGAACAATCGGGTCATATTCTTTGCCATCACCACAGCGTTTCTGGGGACGGGATCCAAACGGCATTGCATTTAGCAGCCCTCGTCCGGGAGGCAGGGGTTCCCCTCAATGAGTTAATTGATCAAAGTTTCCAAACCTATCCCCAGTTCCTGAAAAATGTGCGGGTCGAAGATCGCGATCGCCGTTTAAATTGGCAGAACTGCGACGTGCTTCAAACAGAAATTGCTAAAGCCGAAGCAGCCATGGGTGATAAAGGACGGGTGCTGGTGCGAGCTTCGGGGACGGAACCTGTCATTCGGGTGATGGTCGAGGCCGAGGAACAATACCTCGCGGAATATTGGACGCAACACTTGGTCAATGTGGTGCAAAGCCATTTGGGCTAG